In [Leptolyngbya] sp. PCC 7376, a genomic segment contains:
- a CDS encoding ADP-ribosylglycohydrolase family protein: MVTAAQIKGGLMGVCVADALGVPVEFSTREERHSDPVISMRGFGTYNQPPGTWSDDSSLTFCLAEAIAEVGLGDELPEHLGRKMGLWLEQSYWTPHGETFDVGQTTAIAIRKILSGVSPLEAGGSDERSNGNGSLMRILPLAFFADMLPYAELLDLTHNISSLTHRHPRSLVACGIYLSIAIELLKNQDLTTAYELGIRRSQEFYSNSIYHNELEHYEDVLLGSVGNLSIEEIESSGYVVHTLEASLWCCLNNGNYADTVLAAVNLGDDTDTTAAIAGGLAGIYYGLDNIPDEWQKLIHHHDEILTLGDRLFLSMATTV; the protein is encoded by the coding sequence ATGGTTACAGCAGCTCAGATTAAAGGCGGTTTAATGGGGGTCTGTGTCGCAGATGCGCTGGGGGTTCCGGTGGAATTTTCAACGCGGGAAGAACGGCATAGTGATCCGGTTATTTCGATGCGAGGTTTCGGGACTTATAATCAACCGCCTGGCACTTGGTCTGATGATAGCTCTTTGACGTTTTGTCTTGCGGAGGCGATCGCCGAAGTAGGTTTAGGAGATGAGCTGCCAGAACATCTAGGCCGAAAAATGGGGCTATGGCTAGAGCAATCCTATTGGACTCCTCACGGCGAAACATTTGATGTGGGCCAAACTACGGCGATCGCCATTCGCAAAATTTTGTCTGGGGTCAGTCCCTTAGAAGCGGGTGGAAGTGATGAACGCAGTAATGGCAATGGTTCTCTGATGCGAATTTTGCCCCTTGCTTTTTTCGCTGACATGTTGCCCTATGCAGAGTTGCTGGATCTCACCCACAATATTTCATCTCTCACCCACCGCCATCCCCGTTCATTAGTCGCTTGTGGCATTTATCTGAGTATTGCCATTGAGCTTCTAAAAAATCAGGATTTGACGACAGCCTATGAATTAGGAATTAGGCGATCACAGGAATTTTATAGCAACTCCATTTACCACAACGAACTCGAACATTACGAGGATGTCTTACTCGGTTCTGTGGGCAATTTATCGATTGAAGAAATTGAATCCAGTGGTTATGTTGTCCATACACTCGAAGCCTCTCTGTGGTGCTGCCTCAATAATGGCAACTATGCGGACACAGTTTTAGCTGCCGTAAACCTCGGTGACGACACAGACACAACTGCGGCGATCGCCGGTGGATTGGCGGGTATTTATTATGGCCTAGACAATATTCCCGACGAATGGCAAAAACTGATTCACCATCACGACGAAATTCTGACGTTAGGCGATCGCCTATTTTTGAGTATGGCAACTACTGTATAA
- a CDS encoding folylpolyglutamate synthase/dihydrofolate synthase family protein translates to MSYAAVSDLLGQFQHFGINLGLSRIQTLLNNLRNPQNSVVIAHVAGTNGKGSVCAYLSSILKAADYKVGRFTSPHLVSWTERMCINNQQISAERLLAILETVKAAIAPEDETPTQFEIITAAAFVYFAQEKVDIAVIEVGLGGRLDSTNVCDRPLVSVITSIGMDHWQRLGKTLDKIAGEKAGVLKQDCPAVIGEVPEIAAKVIQEKAESVNCPATWIQAATRTEAGLANYQGFEYDLPLLGDIQLHNSAIAIEAIYSLRKQGWQISDAQLREGIAQTSWAGRIEWRQWKGQKILIDGAHNGVAAEALRDYVDGLSQPVTWVMGMLSTKDHQNVFRALLREKDTLHLVPVGGHSSAKPSELGMLAQLICPGLKQCLTHKTLPEALDSAIATGETVVLCGSLYLLGEFLGYEAKI, encoded by the coding sequence ATGTCTTACGCTGCGGTTTCGGATTTATTAGGGCAATTTCAGCACTTTGGGATCAATCTGGGTTTAAGTCGGATTCAAACGTTATTGAATAATCTCAGAAATCCTCAAAATTCTGTGGTGATCGCCCATGTTGCGGGTACGAATGGGAAGGGTTCGGTATGTGCATATTTATCATCGATTTTGAAGGCGGCAGACTATAAGGTTGGTCGATTTACGTCGCCTCATTTAGTGAGCTGGACTGAACGGATGTGCATCAATAATCAACAAATTTCTGCTGAACGATTACTCGCTATTTTAGAAACAGTGAAAGCGGCGATCGCCCCAGAAGATGAAACACCTACCCAATTTGAGATTATTACTGCAGCCGCATTTGTGTATTTTGCGCAAGAAAAAGTAGACATTGCAGTGATTGAAGTGGGATTAGGAGGGCGGCTAGATTCGACGAATGTCTGCGATCGCCCCCTAGTGTCTGTGATCACCTCGATTGGGATGGATCATTGGCAACGATTGGGAAAGACCCTCGACAAAATTGCTGGCGAGAAAGCGGGTGTTTTGAAACAAGATTGTCCGGCGGTAATTGGGGAAGTGCCAGAAATTGCGGCAAAGGTAATTCAGGAAAAGGCGGAATCAGTAAATTGTCCGGCCACATGGATTCAAGCGGCGACCAGAACAGAAGCTGGATTGGCTAATTACCAAGGATTTGAGTATGATTTGCCGCTACTTGGGGATATTCAGCTCCATAATTCGGCGATCGCCATCGAAGCAATTTATTCGTTACGAAAGCAAGGGTGGCAGATTTCTGATGCCCAGCTCCGAGAAGGGATTGCGCAAACAAGTTGGGCTGGGCGAATTGAATGGCGACAATGGAAAGGTCAGAAAATATTGATTGATGGTGCTCACAATGGTGTTGCAGCAGAAGCTTTACGAGATTATGTTGATGGATTATCGCAGCCTGTTACTTGGGTGATGGGAATGCTCTCGACAAAGGATCATCAAAATGTTTTTCGCGCGTTGTTGAGAGAGAAAGATACATTACATCTTGTACCTGTGGGCGGTCATAGCAGCGCCAAACCGAGTGAGTTGGGGATGTTAGCCCAGCTAATTTGTCCAGGGCTGAAACAATGTCTTACCCACAAAACTTTACCGGAAGCCCTTGATTCGGCGATCGCCACCGGAGAAACTGTAGTGTTATGCGGTTCACTGTATTTGTTAGGGGAATTCTTGGGCTATGAAGCCAAAATTTAA
- a CDS encoding glycosyltransferase family 4 protein, with amino-acid sequence MEKNKKISIITPIFFGSGTGAATYYQLLLQSLQQYPLDFRVFSEKAKEQQCSQEKWQNFEYVSLLPQRSGKDKQLLRDIWKYILQNIKYFQLRKEIKPQKCNIFLVHTSFYNQINFFYLVINRLTSLYKDINFIADVRDVLLPQKEIPQLNKYKLVISCSKNITQYLISGGIKSKKIRYIPIPQEKIFVADRFTDETLEKFLLTDQPYIFYAGMLKESKGVDLLLKIFIEEISPKYPQLKLVLSGFLKTQNPVVLEGLKARNVVYLGNAPRSEVLALIKGASLCVNLSPVESISRFALEAIALKRPVVLPPNIPEYMEHCPEFVATSRDPKVLATQMIRIMEAEQTADYPIEIHEPERVAAQYYELFCE; translated from the coding sequence ATGGAAAAGAACAAGAAAATTTCAATCATTACACCTATTTTTTTTGGTAGCGGGACAGGTGCTGCAACCTATTATCAATTGCTGTTGCAGTCACTGCAACAATACCCACTTGATTTTCGTGTTTTTAGTGAGAAAGCTAAAGAACAGCAGTGTTCTCAAGAGAAATGGCAAAATTTTGAGTATGTAAGTTTATTGCCACAGCGTTCTGGAAAAGATAAACAGCTGTTACGAGATATCTGGAAATATATCCTTCAAAACATTAAATATTTCCAGTTAAGGAAAGAGATTAAACCTCAAAAATGCAATATTTTTTTAGTTCATACCAGCTTCTATAATCAGATTAATTTTTTCTATCTAGTGATTAATCGACTAACCAGTTTATACAAAGATATTAATTTCATTGCTGATGTTAGAGATGTACTGCTTCCACAGAAAGAAATTCCTCAGCTGAACAAATATAAGCTCGTCATTTCTTGTTCTAAAAATATTACTCAATATCTAATTTCTGGAGGGATAAAATCAAAAAAGATACGATATATTCCAATTCCTCAAGAGAAAATTTTTGTTGCAGATAGATTTACAGATGAAACCTTAGAGAAATTTCTGCTGACAGATCAGCCTTATATTTTCTATGCTGGGATGCTGAAAGAATCAAAAGGTGTTGATCTTTTACTGAAAATATTTATTGAAGAGATTTCGCCGAAATATCCACAGCTTAAGCTTGTACTTTCTGGGTTTCTAAAGACACAAAATCCAGTAGTTCTTGAAGGTCTCAAAGCAAGAAATGTAGTGTATTTGGGGAATGCGCCACGCTCAGAAGTTTTAGCTTTAATTAAAGGGGCAAGCTTGTGTGTGAATTTGTCGCCTGTGGAATCGATTTCAAGGTTTGCTTTGGAGGCGATCGCCCTGAAACGACCAGTAGTTTTACCGCCGAATATCCCAGAATATATGGAACACTGCCCTGAATTTGTGGCGACAAGTCGAGACCCAAAGGTTTTGGCGACGCAGATGATTCGGATTATGGAAGCGGAACAAACAGCAGATTATCCGATCGAGATCCATGAGCCTGAACGGGTTGCAGCGCAGTATTATGAACTCTTCTGTGAATAG
- a CDS encoding methyltransferase FkbM: protein MKTPVAFIIFNRPDTTRRVFEAIRQAQPPKLLVIADGPRGDRPDEADKCIATRNIIKEVDWDCEVLTNYSDTNLGCKKRVSSGINWVFDQVEEAIILEDDCLPDPSFFPFCEELLEKYRHDTRIMMISGDNFQFGKARTQDSYYFSKYYHIWGWATWRRAWQHYDVDLKQWPKIRDGGWLKDIFNNDWLTIKYRSKIFQKMYEKAVDTWDYQWSFTCWTQSGLSIMPNVNLISNIGFGEAASRTKNNKSIFANMAVSSVDFPLLHPDFVIRDLETDQKTARLVFGYPARIQRKLKQILGL, encoded by the coding sequence ATGAAAACGCCCGTCGCCTTCATCATCTTTAATCGCCCTGACACCACTCGCCGTGTTTTTGAAGCTATTCGACAAGCCCAGCCGCCGAAACTTCTTGTTATTGCAGACGGGCCTCGGGGCGATCGCCCGGACGAAGCAGACAAATGTATTGCCACCAGAAACATCATTAAAGAAGTCGATTGGGATTGCGAAGTTCTCACCAACTATTCAGATACAAATCTTGGCTGCAAAAAACGCGTTTCATCCGGTATCAATTGGGTTTTTGATCAAGTTGAAGAAGCGATTATTTTAGAAGACGATTGTTTGCCAGATCCTAGCTTTTTCCCATTTTGCGAAGAACTACTCGAAAAATATCGCCATGACACTCGTATCATGATGATTTCAGGTGATAATTTTCAATTTGGTAAAGCCCGGACGCAAGATAGCTATTACTTTTCCAAGTACTATCATATTTGGGGGTGGGCCACATGGAGAAGAGCTTGGCAACATTACGATGTTGATTTGAAGCAATGGCCAAAGATCCGAGACGGTGGCTGGTTAAAAGATATTTTTAATAACGATTGGCTGACAATTAAATACCGCTCTAAAATCTTTCAGAAAATGTATGAGAAAGCTGTAGACACATGGGACTATCAATGGTCTTTCACTTGTTGGACTCAGAGTGGACTCTCCATCATGCCCAATGTTAATTTGATTTCTAACATTGGTTTTGGAGAAGCAGCAAGTCGTACAAAAAATAACAAAAGTATATTTGCTAATATGGCAGTTTCTTCTGTGGATTTTCCATTACTACATCCAGACTTTGTGATTCGGGATCTCGAAACAGATCAAAAAACAGCACGTTTAGTATTTGGATATCCGGCACGTATTCAACGGAAACTAAAGCAGATATTAGGTCTTTAA
- a CDS encoding alpha/beta hydrolase, giving the protein MLLFAEFGLSLGLLYLGICLLLFVVQRRIIFEPQFQPENPIPDDLAIAYETKRLATGSSDTEDVVSWWFPGEHSNGKTILFLHGNSGYEDCNFETLKLLNQLGFNVLMLNYRGYGASTPVFPNEARVYEDAAVGYHFLLQQKQVEPKNLLIYGHSLGGAIATELATRYDCAGLFLESTFASMVEMSITKAYMQVFPINWILNQRFDSRRKLPLLNIPIFLCHGTVDDTVPSFMSERLMAIANEPKRLELIEGAGHHDLICVDTNTVSTGIQWLCQQLQWQI; this is encoded by the coding sequence ATGCTTTTGTTTGCTGAATTCGGCCTGAGTTTGGGACTGCTCTATCTGGGAATCTGTTTACTGTTATTTGTGGTGCAACGACGCATTATTTTTGAACCACAGTTTCAGCCTGAAAATCCCATTCCAGATGATTTGGCGATCGCCTACGAAACGAAAAGATTAGCGACGGGCAGCTCCGATACAGAAGATGTTGTGTCGTGGTGGTTTCCTGGTGAACACAGCAATGGCAAAACCATTTTATTTTTGCATGGCAATAGTGGCTACGAAGATTGCAATTTTGAAACTTTAAAACTGCTCAACCAGCTCGGTTTTAATGTCTTAATGCTGAACTATCGGGGCTATGGCGCGAGCACTCCAGTGTTTCCAAATGAAGCCAGGGTCTATGAAGACGCGGCGGTAGGCTACCATTTCCTTCTCCAGCAGAAGCAGGTTGAACCCAAAAATTTGTTGATTTATGGGCATTCCCTCGGCGGGGCGATCGCCACAGAACTCGCAACACGCTATGATTGCGCTGGACTATTTTTAGAGTCGACGTTTGCCTCAATGGTAGAAATGTCCATCACCAAAGCCTATATGCAGGTTTTTCCGATTAACTGGATTTTGAACCAACGTTTTGATTCGCGTCGAAAATTACCGTTGCTCAATATCCCCATTTTTCTCTGTCATGGCACTGTGGATGACACCGTTCCGAGCTTCATGAGTGAAAGATTGATGGCGATCGCCAATGAACCAAAGCGTCTGGAATTGATTGAAGGTGCAGGCCATCATGACCTGATCTGTGTTGATACCAATACAGTTTCCACAGGGATTCAATGGCTTTGTCAGCAACTCCAGTGGCAGATTTAG
- a CDS encoding RodZ family helix-turn-helix domain-containing protein has protein sequence MTSQLCYFPEMTQPSDAKSTVLPLKRKAKKEETVIRYFPELEDAEAQARTSAGRMTAAKLTPRIHEALNSDESYIAAIAQIGTGKIDAKKQAELLRNVVAATVRATITEVQTAPEKFQLDYPKSPWLPGYLKQLTAPLLEKTPDPEVASFEKDRLIKFQKIGQLLKRTREKRGLSHNQLNHLTHILTSHIVAIEAGDFKSLPEPLYVKGFIHRLGDALGLNGKAIAATFPMPKPPESRYKTAKKAQDTWTTEAGRYMGYTALMMGAVSGLSWSLQQAQKSVQPAPQPVTPPSNNQAADEVAPQIVQTDAKISPPEMMRMP, from the coding sequence ATGACTAGCCAGCTCTGCTACTTTCCTGAAATGACCCAGCCTTCGGACGCCAAGTCTACGGTGCTTCCTCTCAAGCGTAAGGCGAAAAAAGAAGAGACGGTAATTCGCTATTTTCCAGAGCTAGAAGACGCGGAAGCCCAGGCTCGTACTTCAGCAGGAAGAATGACGGCAGCAAAACTGACACCCCGAATCCATGAAGCTTTAAATTCTGATGAATCCTATATTGCGGCGATCGCCCAAATTGGGACAGGAAAAATAGATGCGAAGAAACAGGCAGAACTCCTCAGAAATGTCGTTGCGGCAACGGTCAGAGCTACAATCACCGAAGTCCAAACTGCTCCTGAAAAATTCCAACTGGACTATCCAAAGTCTCCTTGGTTACCTGGCTACCTAAAGCAATTGACGGCTCCTCTACTTGAGAAGACGCCAGACCCAGAAGTGGCATCTTTTGAGAAAGATCGTCTTATTAAATTTCAGAAAATTGGTCAATTATTAAAGCGCACCCGTGAAAAGCGTGGCCTCTCCCATAATCAACTCAATCATCTCACCCATATTTTGACATCGCATATCGTAGCGATCGAAGCAGGTGATTTTAAATCTCTGCCAGAGCCTCTCTACGTTAAAGGGTTTATTCATCGTTTAGGGGATGCTCTCGGGCTTAATGGGAAGGCGATCGCTGCGACATTCCCCATGCCAAAGCCTCCCGAATCCCGTTACAAAACTGCAAAAAAAGCACAAGATACTTGGACAACGGAAGCGGGTCGATATATGGGCTATACAGCGCTAATGATGGGTGCTGTCAGCGGTTTATCTTGGAGTCTTCAACAGGCTCAAAAGTCAGTTCAACCCGCGCCGCAGCCTGTTACACCTCCATCAAATAATCAAGCAGCTGATGAAGTGGCGCCCCAAATTGTGCAAACCGATGCAAAAATCTCTCCACCAGAGATGATGCGCATGCCTTAA
- a CDS encoding transposase — MDERDGNYDYGYSPKGGRLYDLKSENRRGRVNMIAAWSQGKLFAPFTVEGSCNRNVFELWLETCLLPE; from the coding sequence ATGGATGAGCGAGATGGAAACTACGATTATGGCTATAGTCCCAAAGGTGGACGGCTCTACGACCTCAAGTCCGAAAATCGTCGCGGCAGAGTCAATATGATTGCGGCATGGAGTCAAGGCAAACTGTTTGCTCCCTTTACAGTAGAAGGCTCCTGTAACCGTAATGTGTTTGAACTGTGGCTAGAGACTTGTTTACTGCCAGAATAA
- a CDS encoding DNA-formamidopyrimidine glycosylase has translation MPELPEVETVRRGLEQITIGKTITGAEIFLSKTLASPEDPDYFLGSIHGLKIQAWQRYGKYLLGELSDGSHLGIHLRMTGKFLWTSPDEELHKHTRLRFFIEGDRELRFVDMRTFGQIWWVPANVEVRTVITGLTRLGVEPLSDDFTVDYLRDKCKNRQRPMKTFLLDQAIIAGLGNIYADESLFKSGILPTRSAKSLKPKELKKLHAAIIDILEISIAQGGTTFSDFVSTTGTNGNYGGMALTYGRTGEPCRVCGNLIERIKMAGRSTHFCSVCQT, from the coding sequence ATGCCAGAATTGCCAGAAGTCGAAACCGTTCGCCGAGGTTTAGAGCAAATCACCATCGGTAAAACCATCACTGGAGCCGAAATTTTTTTATCCAAAACGTTGGCTTCACCTGAAGATCCAGATTATTTTCTTGGTAGTATTCATGGTCTAAAAATTCAGGCTTGGCAACGGTATGGCAAATATCTTTTAGGTGAATTATCTGATGGTTCTCACCTTGGAATTCATCTAAGGATGACAGGCAAATTTCTCTGGACATCTCCCGATGAGGAGCTACACAAACACACTCGATTGCGGTTCTTTATTGAGGGCGATCGCGAACTCAGATTTGTTGATATGCGAACCTTCGGTCAAATCTGGTGGGTTCCAGCGAATGTTGAAGTAAGAACTGTAATTACGGGTTTAACACGTCTTGGTGTTGAGCCATTGTCGGATGATTTTACTGTGGATTATCTGCGGGATAAATGTAAGAATCGCCAGCGTCCGATGAAAACATTTTTGCTTGATCAGGCGATCATTGCGGGATTAGGCAACATCTATGCAGATGAATCTTTGTTTAAATCGGGTATCTTACCAACTCGATCAGCTAAGAGCTTGAAACCCAAAGAACTCAAAAAACTCCACGCTGCAATTATTGATATTCTTGAAATATCAATTGCTCAAGGGGGTACGACCTTTAGTGATTTTGTGAGTACAACTGGTACTAATGGAAACTACGGTGGTATGGCTTTAACTTATGGGCGTACAGGAGAACCTTGTCGAGTGTGTGGAAATCTAATCGAGCGCATCAAAATGGCAGGACGCTCCACGCATTTTTGTTCTGTTTGCCAAACATAA
- a CDS encoding CPBP family intramembrane glutamic endopeptidase: MNESNQPQLEPLSRQQVLLLMGITALFMFIVGNLWRMIGNVALLPWEITPTAFLQGGAIAAGIITTSSLLYALWEDYRNSVDIYLEFVLKPLELPDVVWLGLLPGLSEEFLFRGIMLPGLGLGWIALALSSVLFGVLHISGAQQWSYALWATVIGFVLGFSALATGNLFVPVIAHIITNLTSSLIWKLRNPLTT, translated from the coding sequence GTGAACGAGTCTAATCAACCTCAACTTGAGCCCTTATCTCGTCAACAAGTTTTGTTGTTAATGGGAATCACTGCCCTCTTTATGTTCATCGTCGGCAATCTCTGGCGCATGATCGGGAATGTAGCACTACTTCCCTGGGAAATTACACCAACAGCGTTTCTACAGGGTGGGGCGATCGCCGCAGGGATTATAACAACCAGTAGTCTGTTGTATGCGTTGTGGGAAGACTATCGTAATAGCGTTGATATTTACTTAGAGTTTGTGCTTAAGCCTTTGGAGTTACCAGATGTCGTGTGGCTCGGTTTATTGCCAGGTTTAAGTGAAGAGTTTTTGTTTCGGGGCATTATGCTACCGGGTTTAGGGTTGGGATGGATTGCCTTGGCTTTATCGAGTGTATTATTTGGTGTTTTACACATTAGCGGCGCTCAGCAATGGTCTTACGCGCTTTGGGCAACTGTCATTGGATTTGTTCTGGGATTTAGTGCACTCGCCACCGGAAACTTATTTGTGCCAGTCATTGCCCATATCATCACAAATCTAACCTCTAGTCTCATCTGGAAACTTCGTAACCCACTAACTACTTAA
- a CDS encoding DUF3326 domain-containing protein — MLQVAGTSPYTTMLIIPTGIGAKIGGYAGDGLPTARLVSQVCDRLITHPNVLNGAQLFWNMSNALYVEGYGLDQFAAGNWGLRPVRQNRVGMILDQGIEEELRLRHIQAADACRATLGLSVTDYVVTDAPLNVNLKLSETGASWGTIDNVGSLLRAAEKLITQAKVEAIAVVARFPDDEDSELLAQYRQGEGVDGLAGAEAVISHLLVKKFQIPCAHAPALAPIPIEPDLSPKTAAEELGYTFLPCVLAGLSHAPQFVVDRKTPTLQNHGIWSDTVDSLVIPASACGGSAVLSLSHTKTLIIAVNENDTALSIFPETIGVQACRVDSYLEAIGMIVAHRAGLDLQSLTPSVPSINAI; from the coding sequence ATGTTGCAAGTCGCTGGTACATCGCCTTATACAACGATGTTGATTATCCCAACGGGAATCGGTGCAAAAATTGGAGGTTATGCAGGGGATGGTTTACCGACAGCACGGCTTGTTTCTCAAGTATGCGATCGCCTGATCACCCATCCCAATGTCTTAAATGGGGCTCAACTCTTTTGGAATATGTCCAATGCTCTTTACGTTGAGGGCTATGGCTTAGATCAGTTTGCAGCAGGGAATTGGGGGTTACGTCCAGTTCGCCAAAATCGAGTGGGCATGATCCTTGATCAAGGTATCGAAGAAGAGCTGCGATTACGTCATATCCAAGCAGCTGATGCCTGTCGCGCCACTTTAGGTTTATCTGTGACGGATTATGTGGTGACCGATGCGCCTCTCAATGTCAACCTCAAACTTTCGGAGACGGGAGCCAGTTGGGGCACGATTGACAATGTTGGCAGTCTTTTACGAGCAGCAGAGAAGCTAATTACTCAGGCAAAGGTCGAGGCGATCGCCGTGGTGGCACGTTTTCCTGACGATGAAGATAGTGAACTATTGGCACAATACCGACAGGGGGAAGGCGTGGATGGCCTCGCTGGTGCTGAAGCTGTCATTTCCCATCTCCTGGTCAAAAAATTTCAGATTCCCTGTGCCCATGCCCCAGCCCTTGCACCGATCCCCATTGAACCAGATTTATCCCCGAAAACTGCTGCGGAGGAATTGGGTTATACTTTTTTACCCTGTGTGCTCGCAGGTTTAAGCCATGCTCCCCAATTTGTTGTGGATCGCAAGACACCAACTTTACAAAATCATGGGATTTGGTCAGACACAGTGGATAGCCTTGTGATCCCCGCCAGCGCTTGCGGTGGGAGTGCTGTACTGAGCCTTAGCCATACCAAAACATTAATCATTGCTGTAAACGAAAATGACACCGCATTAAGCATTTTTCCAGAAACTATCGGGGTTCAAGCTTGTCGAGTAGACTCTTACCTAGAGGCAATTGGTATGATTGTTGCCCACCGTGCAGGACTGGATCTTCAGAGCCTAACGCCGTCTGTTCCATCCATTAACGCAATCTAG
- a CDS encoding lipase family protein produces MPPEFRFEPYTTFYKPHNAYWLARASQLAYLRKADSPAPDGDIILRELKQWHPGFSEVITFNNKSTQAFVAKNDGGGLIGSPGFVIIAFRGTDEAIDWADNLRLSSIDFPAGRDLTPLGKIHSGFYKAFLDVWDNKGPEDQFTMKEVLEREDYKRKPFWVTGHSLGGALATVCSCQFAYDDTPFYGTYTYGQPRACKRNLKRHFDAEAKGRYFRFQNNNDVVSRVPQRLAGYSHVGTFVYINHEQGLTSDLGAWYQFTDRFEGLKEFLAQRAAGGIFRDHDIVEYIEALEISINQKPDGM; encoded by the coding sequence ATGCCTCCCGAATTTAGATTTGAACCCTATACCACGTTCTACAAACCTCATAATGCTTATTGGTTAGCCCGTGCATCTCAACTTGCTTATCTCCGCAAAGCAGACAGTCCGGCTCCTGATGGCGACATCATTCTCCGAGAGCTTAAACAATGGCATCCTGGTTTTTCTGAAGTGATTACCTTCAATAACAAAAGTACCCAAGCTTTTGTGGCGAAAAATGATGGTGGTGGACTGATCGGTTCGCCTGGTTTTGTGATTATTGCGTTTCGAGGTACAGATGAAGCGATAGATTGGGCGGATAATCTCCGGTTATCTAGTATTGATTTTCCAGCTGGTCGCGATCTGACTCCCCTTGGAAAAATTCATAGTGGGTTTTATAAAGCATTCCTCGATGTTTGGGACAATAAAGGGCCTGAGGATCAGTTCACGATGAAGGAAGTGCTAGAGCGAGAAGACTACAAGCGCAAGCCTTTCTGGGTGACAGGGCACAGCTTGGGTGGTGCTTTGGCCACGGTCTGTTCTTGTCAGTTTGCTTATGATGACACGCCGTTTTATGGCACCTATACCTATGGTCAACCACGGGCTTGTAAGCGCAATTTAAAGCGTCACTTCGATGCAGAGGCGAAAGGCCGCTATTTCCGATTCCAAAATAATAATGATGTGGTGTCTCGGGTGCCTCAACGGTTAGCTGGTTATAGTCATGTTGGTACCTTTGTTTATATCAATCATGAGCAAGGACTAACGTCAGATTTAGGTGCTTGGTATCAATTTACTGACCGCTTTGAAGGGCTGAAAGAATTTCTGGCGCAAAGGGCTGCCGGTGGAATCTTCCGTGACCATGACATTGTTGAATATATCGAGGCACTAGAAATTAGTATTAATCAAAAGCCTGACGGGATGTAA